A single window of Flavobacterium sp. 140616W15 DNA harbors:
- the era gene encoding GTPase Era codes for MSHKAGFVNIIGNPNVGKSTLMNAFVGERLSIITSKAQTTRHRILGIVNGEDFQLILSDTPGIIKPAYEMQESMMNFVKSAFEDADILVYMVEIGEQELKDEAFFNKIIHAKIPVLLLLNKIDNSNQEQLEEQVAFWTAKVPNAEIFPISALQNFNVPEVFGRIIELLPESPAYYPKDQLTDKPERFFVNETIREKILLNYSKEIPYAVEIVTEEFFEDENIIRIRSLIMVERDTQKGIIIGHKGAALKKVGTEARADLEKFFGKQIHIELYVKVNKNWRSNANMLKRFGYNQ; via the coding sequence ATGTCACATAAAGCAGGTTTCGTAAACATTATCGGAAATCCAAACGTTGGAAAATCAACACTTATGAATGCTTTCGTTGGAGAACGATTGTCAATCATTACATCTAAAGCACAAACTACACGTCATAGAATTCTAGGAATCGTAAATGGAGAAGATTTTCAGTTAATCTTGTCTGATACTCCAGGAATCATCAAACCAGCATACGAAATGCAGGAATCGATGATGAACTTTGTAAAATCGGCTTTTGAAGATGCTGATATCCTAGTTTATATGGTTGAGATAGGGGAGCAGGAACTTAAGGATGAAGCATTCTTTAATAAAATCATCCATGCTAAAATTCCAGTATTGTTGTTATTGAATAAAATCGATAATTCAAATCAGGAACAATTAGAAGAGCAAGTAGCTTTTTGGACTGCCAAAGTTCCTAATGCAGAGATTTTTCCAATTTCGGCATTACAGAATTTTAATGTGCCTGAGGTTTTTGGAAGAATCATCGAATTATTACCAGAATCACCAGCATATTATCCAAAAGATCAATTGACAGACAAGCCGGAGCGTTTCTTTGTAAATGAAACTATCCGTGAAAAAATCTTGTTGAATTATAGTAAAGAGATTCCATATGCAGTAGAAATCGTAACTGAGGAATTTTTTGAAGATGAAAATATCATCCGAATTCGTTCTTTGATTATGGTGGAGCGCGATACACAAAAAGGAATTATCATCGGGCATAAAGGAGCTGCTTTGAAAAAGGTAGGAACAGAAGCTCGTGCCGATTTGGAGAAATTCTTCGGAAAACAAATTCACATCGAACTATATGTAAAAGTGAATAAAAACTGGAGAAGTAATGCTAATATGCTAAAACGTTTTGGGTATAACCAATAG
- the der gene encoding ribosome biogenesis GTPase Der, which translates to MNNIVAIVGRPNVGKSTLFNRLIQRREAIVDSVSGVTRDRNYGKSEWNGKEFSVIDTGGYVRGSDDVFEGEIRKQVELAIDEADVIIFVVDVEEGITPMDDIVARLLRKVTKPVLLAVNKVDNAMREKDAIEFYNLGLGEYFTFASISGSGTGDLLDALIESFPVKPEPVQEEVVLPRFAVVGRPNAGKSSFINALIGKERFMVTDIAGTTRDAIDTKFDRFGFEFNLVDTAGIRRKAKVKEDLEFYSVMRSVRAIEHADICILVIDATRGFEGQDQSIFWLAEKNRKGVVILVNKWDLVEKDTMSTRDYEEKIKKELMPFTDVPILFVSALTKQRLLKALEATVQVYENRQQRIPTSKFNEFMLKVIEAYPPPATKGKYVKIKYCMQLPTPTPQFVFFANMPQYVKEPYKRYLENKIRENWDFSGVPIDIYIREK; encoded by the coding sequence ATGAATAACATTGTTGCGATAGTAGGAAGACCTAATGTAGGGAAATCAACCCTTTTTAATAGGCTGATACAAAGAAGAGAAGCTATTGTAGATTCAGTTTCGGGAGTGACCCGTGATAGAAACTATGGTAAAAGCGAGTGGAACGGAAAAGAATTTTCTGTAATTGATACTGGAGGATATGTTCGCGGAAGTGATGACGTATTTGAAGGAGAGATCCGCAAACAAGTAGAATTAGCTATTGACGAAGCTGATGTAATTATTTTTGTAGTTGATGTTGAAGAAGGCATCACTCCAATGGATGATATTGTTGCTCGTTTGTTACGTAAAGTTACTAAGCCAGTTTTATTGGCCGTAAATAAGGTAGATAATGCCATGCGTGAGAAAGATGCTATTGAGTTTTATAACCTAGGTTTAGGTGAGTATTTTACTTTTGCTAGTATTTCAGGAAGTGGAACTGGAGATTTATTAGATGCTTTAATTGAATCTTTTCCAGTAAAACCAGAACCAGTTCAGGAAGAGGTTGTTTTGCCTCGTTTTGCGGTTGTGGGACGTCCTAATGCAGGAAAATCAAGTTTTATCAATGCATTAATTGGTAAAGAACGTTTTATGGTAACTGATATTGCGGGAACAACTCGTGATGCGATTGATACTAAATTTGACCGTTTTGGTTTTGAATTTAATTTGGTTGATACTGCGGGAATCCGTCGTAAAGCTAAAGTAAAGGAAGATTTAGAGTTTTACTCAGTAATGCGTTCAGTTCGTGCAATTGAGCATGCAGATATCTGTATTTTGGTTATCGATGCAACTCGTGGATTTGAAGGTCAGGATCAGAGTATTTTCTGGCTGGCAGAGAAAAACCGTAAAGGGGTTGTAATCTTAGTTAATAAGTGGGATTTAGTAGAGAAAGATACTATGTCAACTCGTGATTACGAAGAGAAAATCAAAAAAGAATTAATGCCTTTTACTGATGTGCCTATTCTTTTTGTTTCAGCTTTAACAAAACAACGTTTGTTGAAAGCATTAGAGGCAACAGTTCAGGTTTATGAAAACAGACAACAAAGAATACCTACATCTAAATTTAATGAATTTATGTTGAAGGTAATCGAAGCATATCCACCACCAGCAACTAAAGGAAAATATGTAAAAATTAAGTATTGTATGCAGTTGCCAACACCAACGCCTCAGTTTGTGTTTTTTGCAAATATGCCACAATACGTTAAAGAACCATATAAGAGATATCTTGAAAATAAGATTAGAGAAAACTGGGACTTCTCAGGAGTACCAATCGATATTTATATTAGAGAGAAATAA
- a CDS encoding outer membrane beta-barrel protein, with amino-acid sequence MFRLYFFLLFFSLGYVASAQNDIVIKGTVVDINTQLPLELATVYFSAAKDSTVIDYATTDKNGFFSINTKKYDKPVFLKINYMGYQPYFEEEKGLLVSKDYGKLYLLENVNALDNVIIKTEAPPITMKKDTLEFNASSYKVRPDSNVETLLKQLPGVDVDNAGKVTVNGKQVTQFLVNGKPFFDKDGAIALKNLPAEIIKKVQVSDFKTKKEELSKQEATSDYSSINLTIDEKKNKGFFGKILGGYGSDDRYESSLIMNFFNNKQKISVLASSNNINSSGFSMDEVFDNMGGGRNSKGLGASGGGRGITQSSLVGFNYSDEWAKDLEASASYNFSNSINNNASKSDQTSFLPTGNIVTSSESNSRNENTGNTVNLDLEYKVSPSIYIFVSPKLGQTRSNNNADSFSFSEDENGVSLNESNSKSYSETENNSFGNTINFNKNFEKKKRNLNFVFMNNNTSNDSDAFNRSKTIFYKDNKPDDERNQNTKKNTVNDSYSLDLEYTEPITDSLRVRFGTNLDFVSAVNDEKTFNFDADTESYSNLNSALSNYITSRQNTFSPKVGITWQKSKFTINMNSRTAVVDYDNHSLYLDKTTDLNRKYALSYGDFQIRYKFSKSKNLSFRLDHSNSLPTSIQLLPVLNLSNPLNTIIGNPDLNPIEKNSVNFNFRNFDFRTRSGYSMFARADFYNNDVVSTSVYDDSGKRTTTYTNISGTYSTSVGGNWNQSIKKDAHVLRYGLGLNGTYAFDKGYTNAVLYNAKSTAITPKLYLSYEYGELLTIAPSYSLSYNETKYENSSRDATSNVIHNINLQATTYWPENLVFGNDFGYTYNSNISSDFKKYFFLWNTSLSYGVLDKKVFVKVKVYDLLNQNQSATRTISSTSIRDEENTVLKRYVMFSLSYKIGNFASTKKGSKRKG; translated from the coding sequence ATGTTTAGATTGTACTTCTTTTTATTGTTTTTTAGTTTAGGTTATGTTGCAAGCGCTCAGAATGATATTGTTATTAAAGGTACAGTTGTTGACATAAATACGCAATTACCATTAGAACTTGCTACAGTTTATTTTTCTGCGGCCAAAGATTCAACTGTAATTGATTATGCAACGACAGATAAAAACGGTTTTTTTAGTATAAATACCAAGAAATACGATAAACCAGTTTTTTTAAAGATAAACTACATGGGGTACCAACCTTATTTTGAGGAAGAAAAAGGGCTTTTGGTAAGTAAGGATTACGGGAAATTATATTTATTAGAAAATGTAAATGCCTTAGATAATGTAATTATAAAAACAGAAGCTCCTCCGATAACAATGAAAAAAGACACATTGGAGTTTAATGCGTCTTCTTATAAAGTACGTCCAGACTCAAATGTAGAAACCTTATTAAAGCAATTGCCAGGTGTTGATGTCGATAATGCAGGTAAGGTTACTGTAAACGGAAAACAAGTAACTCAATTTTTGGTAAACGGAAAACCATTTTTTGATAAAGATGGTGCGATTGCTTTGAAAAATTTGCCAGCAGAAATTATAAAAAAAGTTCAGGTATCTGATTTTAAAACCAAAAAAGAAGAGTTGTCGAAGCAAGAAGCTACTTCGGATTATTCCAGCATTAACTTAACGATAGACGAAAAAAAGAATAAAGGTTTCTTTGGTAAAATTCTTGGTGGTTATGGCTCTGATGATCGGTATGAAAGTAGTCTTATTATGAATTTTTTTAATAACAAACAAAAAATAAGTGTTTTAGCGTCTTCTAATAATATTAATTCTTCGGGGTTTTCTATGGATGAAGTATTTGATAATATGGGAGGAGGAAGGAATAGTAAAGGTCTAGGAGCTTCTGGAGGAGGTAGAGGAATTACTCAGTCTAGTTTGGTTGGATTTAATTATTCGGATGAATGGGCAAAAGATTTGGAAGCTTCAGCGAGTTATAATTTTTCGAATTCGATTAATAATAATGCAAGTAAATCAGATCAAACGAGTTTCTTGCCTACAGGAAATATTGTAACAAGTTCTGAATCGAATTCAAGAAATGAAAACACAGGAAATACTGTGAATCTTGATTTAGAATATAAAGTCAGTCCTAGTATTTATATTTTTGTTTCTCCAAAGTTGGGGCAAACACGTTCTAATAATAATGCTGATTCTTTTAGCTTTTCAGAAGATGAAAATGGTGTGTCTTTAAATGAAAGTAATTCAAAATCGTATTCAGAAACGGAGAATAATAGTTTTGGTAATACTATAAATTTCAATAAGAATTTTGAGAAAAAAAAGCGTAACCTAAATTTTGTATTTATGAATAATAATACAAGTAATGATTCGGATGCTTTTAATCGCTCGAAGACTATTTTTTATAAAGACAATAAACCTGATGATGAGAGAAATCAAAATACTAAAAAGAATACTGTAAATGATTCCTATTCGTTAGATTTAGAATATACCGAGCCTATTACGGATTCTTTGCGAGTGCGATTTGGTACAAATTTGGATTTTGTAAGTGCAGTAAACGATGAAAAAACATTCAATTTTGATGCAGACACCGAATCGTATTCAAACTTAAATTCAGCATTGAGTAATTATATCACATCAAGACAAAATACATTTAGCCCTAAAGTTGGAATTACTTGGCAAAAAAGTAAATTTACCATTAATATGAATTCCAGAACGGCTGTTGTTGATTATGATAATCATTCTTTGTATTTGGATAAAACGACAGATTTAAATAGAAAATATGCTTTGTCTTATGGAGATTTCCAAATTAGATATAAGTTTAGTAAATCTAAAAATTTGTCATTTAGGTTAGATCATTCTAATTCGCTTCCTACTTCAATTCAGTTATTACCAGTTTTGAATTTGAGTAATCCATTGAATACCATAATAGGAAATCCAGATTTAAATCCGATAGAAAAAAATAGTGTTAATTTCAATTTTAGAAATTTTGATTTCCGTACACGTTCAGGTTATAGTATGTTTGCTCGGGCAGATTTTTATAATAATGATGTAGTTTCGACTTCTGTTTACGACGACAGTGGAAAAAGAACTACTACTTATACAAACATTTCAGGAACTTATAGTACTTCTGTAGGTGGAAACTGGAATCAATCGATTAAGAAAGATGCTCATGTTTTAAGATACGGCTTGGGATTAAACGGGACGTATGCTTTTGATAAAGGGTATACAAATGCTGTTTTATACAATGCAAAATCTACGGCAATCACGCCAAAATTGTATCTGTCATACGAATATGGGGAACTGCTTACTATTGCTCCATCGTATAGTTTGTCATATAATGAGACAAAATATGAGAATTCCTCTAGAGATGCTACTTCGAATGTGATTCATAATATCAATTTACAAGCAACAACCTATTGGCCTGAAAATTTGGTTTTTGGTAATGATTTTGGATATACTTACAACTCTAATATTTCTAGCGATTTCAAGAAATATTTTTTCTTGTGGAATACAAGTTTGTCTTATGGGGTTTTGGATAAAAAAGTGTTCGTAAAAGTAAAAGTGTATGATCTTTTAAATCAAAACCAAAGTGCAACGAGAACAATTTCGTCAACCTCGATTCGTGATGAAGAAAACACAGTTTTAAAACGTTATGTGATGTTTTCGTTATCGTATAAAATTGGAAATTTTGCGTCGACCAAAAAAGGATCCAAGAGAAAGGGCTAA
- a CDS encoding DUF2490 domain-containing protein — MKSCRLLFLLVLTSQILAGQTKKNIDQQTLTWIRYYNIAPLTEKWSLHSEFDNRSFINPIHENLWVLRIQGRHRATKLIDLGGGFTYFHVNTQDPNRNPDFSVPEYRGQQDITIINDIAKITLHNRLQLEERFIQKASKTELLDNFSFSFRIRYRLQSTFTIWEKDKQSLKGTISDEILFNFGKDNKKNTFDQNRIYLALRYHPTPNIGLELGYLNSFQRRASGIDFYDRDIMRFTIYHKINRKM; from the coding sequence ATGAAATCCTGCAGATTACTTTTTTTACTAGTACTTACAAGTCAAATACTGGCAGGGCAAACCAAAAAAAATATCGACCAACAAACTCTTACCTGGATTAGATATTACAATATAGCACCACTGACAGAAAAATGGTCACTTCATTCCGAATTCGATAACCGAAGCTTCATTAATCCCATTCATGAGAATCTATGGGTTTTAAGAATACAGGGAAGACATAGAGCAACTAAACTTATTGATTTAGGCGGAGGATTTACTTATTTTCATGTTAATACCCAAGATCCTAATAGGAATCCTGATTTTTCTGTCCCAGAATACAGAGGACAACAAGACATTACGATTATAAATGACATTGCCAAAATTACTCTCCACAATCGTTTGCAGTTAGAAGAACGCTTTATTCAAAAAGCAAGCAAAACAGAATTACTGGATAATTTCTCTTTTTCTTTCCGTATTAGATACCGCTTGCAATCTACTTTTACGATTTGGGAAAAAGACAAACAAAGCCTTAAAGGAACTATTTCTGATGAAATACTGTTTAATTTTGGAAAAGACAACAAGAAAAACACCTTTGATCAAAATCGAATTTACCTCGCGTTACGCTATCATCCCACCCCAAATATTGGCTTAGAATTAGGCTATTTAAATAGCTTTCAAAGAAGAGCTAGCGGAATCGATTTTTATGACCGAGACATCATGCGTTTTACTATTTATCACAAAATTAATCGCAAAATGTAA
- a CDS encoding TonB-dependent receptor has product MKNSIKNTFTVLLVLTFSVSFAQNIEGVVTNSENIPLEAANIVIKGTTSNTITDQNGKFTIESKGKLPLTLLVQYVGYKTTEIEITQLPISTPLLITLNEENALIEVVVSSRRRIEKAQDVPIAISVITGKQAEQTGAFNVNRIKELVPSVQLYSSNPRNTGINIRSLGSPFGLTNDGIDPGVGFYVDGVYYARPAATTLDFIDVEQIEVLRGPQGSLFGKNTTSGAFNITTRKPSFTSGADFEVSYGNYAFLQAKASVTGALSSKIAGRLSFSGTQRDGLIDNIVTGRATNTLNNQGIRGQLLYTPSENTNIILAADITTQRPDGYAQVVAGVAPTQRAPYRQFNAITADLNYKLPTLNAFDRKIDQDTPWRSGQDLGGISLNVDTKIGNGTLTSTTAWRFWNWDPSNDRDFTGLQVLAKSQNPTRQTQITQEIRYAGQLSSKISGVVGVFFIDQTSHTNGTEESGNAQWRFSQSSTSPLWKTQGLFEGYGIKTDAKIRSSSAAVFGQLDWAITDRLHVLPGVRYNFDKKEADYSRTTYGGLQTTDPALLALKKSVYNDQAFTSDTDNTDFSGNLTVTYKASDKINGYATYAKSYKPVGVNVAGLPTDSKGLPLLDLAVIKPEKVNHYEIGIKTSPFKNSIFNLAFFNTDIKDFQTNVQAAELGVNRGYLANADKVRVRGAELDASFIINSHLTINGAATYTDGKYVKFTNAPLPLEETGAPVAFKDVSGTALPGASKWAGSLGGELSDKAKFFGNVGKVFVAIDSYARSEFSSSPSASKYLVVPGYAIFNARLGFRASEGLSVQFWGRNILNKDYYEQLLPAGGNTGQYAGVLGDQRTYGVTLKYSL; this is encoded by the coding sequence ATGAAAAATTCTATAAAAAATACATTTACAGTACTATTAGTTTTAACCTTCTCAGTCTCATTTGCACAAAATATCGAAGGCGTTGTTACAAACAGCGAAAACATTCCATTAGAAGCCGCTAACATTGTCATAAAAGGAACAACTTCTAACACAATTACAGATCAAAATGGAAAATTCACCATTGAATCTAAAGGAAAACTTCCACTAACACTTTTAGTTCAGTATGTAGGATATAAAACTACAGAAATAGAAATTACACAATTACCAATATCTACTCCATTACTAATAACACTAAACGAAGAAAATGCTCTTATAGAAGTAGTAGTTTCCTCAAGACGCCGAATAGAAAAAGCACAAGATGTTCCTATTGCAATATCTGTAATAACAGGCAAGCAAGCAGAGCAAACTGGTGCATTTAATGTGAATCGTATTAAAGAACTGGTTCCATCGGTACAACTATATTCATCGAATCCCAGAAATACAGGTATTAATATCCGAAGCCTAGGCTCACCTTTTGGGCTTACTAACGATGGGATCGATCCTGGAGTAGGTTTTTATGTAGATGGTGTGTATTATGCACGTCCAGCTGCAACAACACTAGATTTTATTGATGTAGAGCAAATCGAAGTATTACGAGGACCACAAGGATCTTTGTTTGGTAAAAACACTACTTCTGGAGCTTTTAACATTACTACTCGTAAGCCAAGTTTTACATCTGGTGCCGATTTTGAAGTTAGTTACGGAAATTATGCCTTTCTGCAAGCCAAAGCTTCGGTTACAGGAGCATTAAGCAGTAAAATAGCGGGCCGATTATCATTCTCAGGTACGCAACGCGATGGTTTAATCGACAACATTGTAACTGGCAGAGCTACAAACACATTAAACAATCAAGGAATTAGAGGGCAATTACTTTATACTCCATCAGAAAATACAAATATCATTCTTGCTGCAGATATTACAACGCAACGTCCAGATGGATATGCGCAGGTAGTTGCAGGTGTTGCTCCAACACAAAGAGCTCCTTATCGCCAATTTAATGCAATTACTGCCGATTTAAACTACAAACTTCCAACTCTAAATGCATTTGACCGTAAAATTGATCAAGATACACCATGGCGTTCTGGACAAGATTTAGGAGGTATCTCACTTAATGTTGATACGAAAATTGGAAATGGTACCCTTACCTCTACTACAGCATGGCGTTTTTGGAACTGGGATCCTTCAAATGATAGAGATTTTACAGGACTACAAGTACTTGCAAAATCTCAAAATCCTACTAGACAAACGCAAATAACACAAGAAATTCGTTATGCAGGACAGCTTTCATCAAAAATAAGTGGTGTTGTAGGAGTCTTTTTTATTGATCAAACATCACATACAAATGGTACTGAAGAATCTGGAAATGCACAATGGCGATTTTCTCAAAGTTCAACTAGCCCATTATGGAAAACTCAAGGCCTTTTTGAAGGATATGGGATAAAAACTGATGCAAAAATTAGATCATCCAGTGCTGCCGTATTCGGACAGTTAGATTGGGCAATTACAGATCGTTTGCATGTACTTCCTGGTGTACGCTATAATTTTGACAAAAAAGAAGCCGATTATTCTCGTACAACTTACGGAGGACTTCAAACTACTGATCCAGCATTACTAGCATTGAAAAAATCTGTTTATAACGACCAAGCTTTTACTTCTGACACAGACAATACTGACTTTTCAGGAAACTTAACGGTAACTTATAAAGCTTCAGATAAAATCAATGGATATGCTACTTATGCAAAAAGCTATAAACCAGTAGGTGTAAATGTAGCGGGACTTCCAACTGACTCAAAAGGACTGCCATTACTTGATCTTGCTGTAATTAAACCTGAGAAGGTAAATCATTATGAAATAGGAATTAAAACATCTCCTTTCAAGAATTCAATATTCAACTTAGCATTCTTTAATACTGATATTAAAGACTTCCAAACCAATGTTCAAGCTGCCGAATTAGGTGTAAATCGTGGCTATCTTGCTAACGCAGATAAAGTACGTGTAAGAGGTGCTGAACTAGATGCTAGTTTTATAATAAACAGCCATCTAACCATAAATGGTGCTGCTACTTATACTGATGGTAAATATGTTAAATTTACCAATGCGCCACTTCCGTTAGAAGAAACTGGAGCCCCAGTAGCATTCAAAGATGTTTCAGGAACGGCTTTACCTGGTGCTTCAAAATGGGCAGGATCATTAGGAGGAGAACTTTCTGATAAAGCAAAGTTCTTCGGAAATGTTGGTAAAGTTTTCGTAGCAATTGATTCTTACGCCCGTTCTGAGTTCTCATCAAGTCCATCTGCATCTAAATATTTAGTTGTTCCGGGTTATGCAATTTTTAATGCTCGTTTAGGTTTCCGTGCATCCGAAGGGCTATCTGTTCAGTTCTGGGGACGTAACATTTTAAACAAAGATTACTACGAGCAATTATTACCTGCAGGAGGAAATACTGGGCAATATGCTGGTGTATTAGGTGATCAAAGAACCTATGGAGTTACTTTAAAATATTCTTTGTAG
- a CDS encoding Rrf2 family transcriptional regulator, with protein sequence MLSHKAKYALKALLYLAEQDENHISKTIEIAEGANIPKKFLEQILLDLKRGHFVSSKQGKYGGYYLIKSKNDITLAEIHRLFDGAIALLPCASLNFYEPCSDCKTESECHLRHGLMLIRDKTLQAMQGITIASLVEK encoded by the coding sequence ATGTTATCACATAAAGCCAAATATGCTCTTAAAGCATTACTTTATTTAGCGGAGCAAGACGAAAATCACATTTCTAAAACTATAGAAATCGCTGAGGGAGCCAATATTCCTAAAAAGTTTTTAGAGCAAATTTTACTTGATCTAAAACGAGGTCATTTTGTGAGCAGTAAGCAAGGAAAATACGGTGGTTATTATCTTATAAAATCTAAAAACGACATTACCCTAGCCGAAATTCATCGTCTATTTGATGGTGCAATTGCACTTTTACCTTGCGCATCTTTAAACTTTTACGAGCCTTGCTCTGATTGTAAAACCGAATCAGAATGCCACTTAAGACATGGCTTAATGCTTATTCGAGATAAAACTTTACAAGCAATGCAGGGGATTACAATAGCCTCATTAGTAGAAAAATAA
- a CDS encoding YgcG family protein, whose amino-acid sequence MITPKLNTSIFLKLIVCLFFTQIGFAQFTIPEKPKFQTSVYDYANVLSPTEKTQLEEKLIRYSDSTTTQIVVITIESLKGEDIGILTPKWGQEWGIGGTAKDDNGVLILLAKAERKIWISPGYGLEDKLTAGIGGEIIRNIIIPEFKAGSYYKGLDKGTDALFDVFKGKYKGTRKQAAERQDFPFFIFIIIIAIIIFLISRNKGGGGNSGNNGGGGPSLLDVIILSNLGRSGGGGFGGFGGGSSGGGGGFGGGFGGGGFSGGGSGGSW is encoded by the coding sequence ATGATTACACCCAAACTAAATACCTCGATTTTCCTAAAATTAATTGTTTGTCTATTCTTTACCCAAATAGGTTTTGCTCAATTTACAATTCCTGAAAAACCAAAATTTCAGACTTCTGTTTACGATTATGCAAATGTTTTAAGCCCTACAGAAAAAACACAGTTAGAAGAAAAGCTTATTCGCTACTCTGACTCTACCACTACCCAAATTGTTGTAATTACCATAGAAAGTCTTAAAGGCGAAGATATAGGGATATTAACTCCAAAATGGGGACAGGAATGGGGAATTGGTGGAACTGCAAAAGATGATAATGGGGTTCTTATTTTATTGGCTAAAGCCGAAAGAAAAATATGGATATCACCTGGTTATGGACTAGAAGACAAATTAACTGCTGGTATTGGTGGAGAAATTATCCGAAACATTATTATCCCAGAATTCAAAGCGGGAAGTTATTACAAGGGACTAGATAAAGGTACTGATGCTCTTTTTGATGTCTTTAAAGGAAAATACAAAGGAACCCGAAAACAGGCAGCTGAAAGACAAGATTTTCCTTTTTTCATTTTCATCATTATTATAGCTATCATCATATTTCTTATATCAAGAAATAAAGGTGGAGGCGGAAACTCAGGAAACAACGGCGGTGGAGGCCCTAGCCTACTTGATGTAATCATCTTAAGTAATCTTGGTCGAAGCGGCGGAGGTGGTTTTGGAGGCTTTGGCGGCGGATCATCTGGCGGCGGTGGCGGTTTTGGTGGCGGCTTTGGCGGAGGCGGATTCTCTGGTGGAGGTTCTGGCGGAAGCTGGTAA
- a CDS encoding TPM domain-containing protein, which translates to MSKVEDFLTKEEEEAIVEAIRVAEKNTSGEIRVHIEKSTTKAHYDRALEVFHELKMDETQLQNGVLIYVAVDDKQFVICGDKGINDVVHPNFWDSTKEAMLSQFKQQNFKQGLIDGILVAGEQLKKYFPGSADDTNELSNEISKG; encoded by the coding sequence ATGTCAAAAGTAGAAGATTTTTTAACCAAAGAAGAGGAAGAAGCAATTGTTGAAGCTATTCGCGTGGCCGAAAAAAACACTTCTGGCGAAATTAGAGTTCATATAGAAAAATCGACTACTAAAGCACATTATGATAGAGCTTTGGAAGTTTTTCATGAACTAAAAATGGATGAAACACAATTACAAAACGGTGTTTTAATTTATGTTGCCGTAGATGACAAACAGTTTGTCATTTGTGGAGACAAAGGAATAAATGATGTTGTACATCCTAATTTTTGGGATTCTACCAAAGAAGCGATGTTATCACAATTCAAACAACAAAATTTCAAACAAGGACTTATTGATGGTATCTTGGTAGCAGGCGAGCAATTAAAAAAATACTTCCCTGGATCTGCTGACGATACTAACGAATTATCAAACGAAATCTCAAAAGGATAA
- a CDS encoding LemA family protein, whose protein sequence is MKKWLIPVGIIIALIAIIAFWSIGIKNTGLKYNQAVNKEWGNVQTAYQRRNDLIGNLVNTVKGAADFEKSTLTAVIEARAKATSVTIDPSNVTPEQLAQFNQAQSGVSSSLSKLLVSVERYPDLKANQNFLKLQDELASTENQILTARTRFNESVQEYNGYILSIPNKWFLDYKEKPYFEAVTGADKPVEVKF, encoded by the coding sequence ATGAAAAAATGGTTAATACCTGTCGGAATTATTATTGCATTAATCGCTATTATAGCTTTTTGGTCTATCGGAATTAAAAATACTGGTTTAAAATACAACCAAGCCGTTAATAAAGAATGGGGTAATGTACAAACTGCTTACCAAAGACGTAATGACCTTATCGGAAATTTAGTAAACACAGTAAAAGGAGCTGCTGATTTTGAAAAATCAACATTAACTGCTGTTATCGAAGCACGTGCAAAAGCTACTTCTGTTACAATTGATCCAAGCAATGTTACTCCAGAACAATTAGCACAATTTAATCAGGCTCAAAGCGGAGTTTCATCTTCTTTATCAAAATTATTAGTATCTGTAGAAAGATATCCTGATTTAAAAGCAAACCAAAATTTCTTAAAATTACAAGACGAATTGGCTAGTACAGAAAATCAAATTCTTACTGCAAGAACTCGTTTCAATGAATCTGTACAAGAATATAACGGATACATCCTTTCTATTCCTAACAAATGGTTCTTAGATTACAAAGAAAAACCATATTTTGAAGCTGTTACAGGAGCTGATAAACCTGTAGAAGTAAAATTCTAA